In the genome of Dermatophagoides farinae isolate YC_2012a chromosome 4, ASM2471394v1, whole genome shotgun sequence, the window tttttttgtttcttcttttcCATTCAGGTTCCACagtaccattattattattattaatgacattgaatgaaattaaagaATCTTACGTTGCAAAACAAATCACAGAATCAGAATAATATAatgtccacacacacacacaaacaggaCATTTGATATTacatgtatgtgtgtgcgaATGGATCATGAAAATTAATAAGACCTTATATACCAGAATAAATCGAAAATATTGGTGATGTTGAAGAATAAAAAccaggaacaaaaaaaagcttttcttacttgattgttgtttttttttttttttttgcttgcaaaaaccaaaaataaaacaaaacgaaaacgaaacgaacacacacacacacatgtgatgatcgatgatgttgacgattcggatcaaaataaaaaaaaaccaaaaaatacGAGAATCTACCACtgaagatatttttttttggtgtacAAAGTAAAATGTCCAAGCAAACGAATCTTTTAAAagaaaccaaccaaccaaactatacgaatataataatggtgcaacaatttcttcttcttcttcttcttgatccattcattcgaaatattattattagttttttctggaacaaaagaaaaaaaaatctgacacgttgttgttgttactgttgctgttgattatAAAAACACCAACAAACGAAGTTGACGAAGACTAATGAGCTGACGACAGCCTTAATCATGatgtgatgtgtgtgtgtgtgtgtgtgtgtgtgtggaagcAATTTTTAATcaccccaaaaaaaatagaaagaaaaaaaaagcaattgGAGATCCGTTAGCCATTGAATCACTCACGGTTTGGTATCCAAAATATTcaagtaaagaaaaaaacaaccagcCATTTACAATgaccccaaaaaaaaagaaaatttgctgaattttcaaaaaaaaaattcgttttatttttgaaataaaaattttcaaacaaaaaaatagacatGTGACCATCAtactaattattattattacagtGGTGAATCATTCGTGTGATAATAGAATatagaatcgaattgaattgaatcaaatcatttgatacaaaatattttcaaatgatagataatgatgattataattcaatGATCGTATTTATCtagaatataataatatatggccattaataataatccaatgattatcattgacgGTGATGTTGATCGTCGATTTGAGTTGTTGCTGTCATTGATATTAATAGTAGTGGTAACCGTTGTTGATTCttgttgctgctgatgatgatgttgttgttgttggccatttttgatcgttatttttttctcttcttccATTTTTACATTTCCTCCTGGCGTTTCGATTTTGTTGGCAGCCATTTGtatcgacgatgatgatgatgatgaatgttgtaCGAAATTATTTGTCTGGGATTCGTTggcattgatcatcatcgattgattggatGATTTGGACAAATCATCTATATATcgggtgaaaaaaaagatatagaaaaattctgtcaatttttttcacaatcattGTTTCGAAAAAGCTATCATTTTCtcgtttcaaaaaaaaaataagaaaaaaaatttccagatAATTTACTTTGTTAtgatttattcgatttttccCAGTAAACTTTCTCTCatgtttgaattcaattcaacttGCCCTCAATTTGatcaaagtaaaaaaaacgaaaacaaaaacaaaaacaaaaaaggaTCGAATGACAATTATGGAGATAATATCGGAATAACATcaccaacgaaaaaaaaacaaatcccTTTTTTGTGATAcctgcattttttttctctcatttgaaacatcagatcattatcattgtggATTTTCCAATATCTGATGCGATCgaaaattaataatcatgaatTATGAACCAAAATcaggcgaaaaaaaacaatgcaaAGAGACGATCCAAtttcttatttattttctctacgttcgtttgttcatttttttttctttcactcaGCCATGatgccagaaaaaaactgaaaagcaaaaaaaaaaaatagccaagaagaagaaaggaaaaaatattaacaaaaacaatggcaCACAAACTACAAACTATCGAAGAGCTCATAAATTATACTATTAATTATCTTTGGATAACACCATCACAAAACTaccacaaaacaaaacactcTATTTGGATTGGATCCAAACTATAACTAAATTGAATATCATAgatagaatatatatataccgGAATAGGCTCTTGCTTTCaccacatatacacacattaATTCGGGTATATTTCGACTCGACAATGACTACTatccgttgttgtttttgttgttgtcgttgttgttgatggtgattattattattattatcgtttttttcgggtgtttgaatgaatgaatgaacaataataatgataaagtgactataatcatttatatagaaaaaaagtgaaaatgcCTGAAtacttcattcattcattcgtaaTCATTCCGTTGGAATATCacttgattatgatcatggtttttgaaaaatgagtttgcttttttgttgttgttcaactACTGGATCACCGAAAAATCAATAGATGCTTTTTCTCAGGATTTTctattgatttcaattcaatgattgattgattggattcGATTTCGAgaaaaatagagagagagagagagagagaaaaacaaaactaattGATACATACTGAATGCAATAAGcttgaatgaatgttcatAGATTAtttcatgttcatcatcgtcatcatcatcatcaccattgtcatttgaagaatttccattattctttgaatcaatattttccggtaataataataaatttttacgTCGATAAAATATCATTCGATAGATTCCTTGATGATCGATAGTAAAATTTGTTATATTTATCCATGCATCATAACGATTTGAAATAGTCATtctcgttgatgatgaaaatggtattcgttgttgattgttaAAATTTGTTCGAACAGAATCggaaataaaattcacatcatcattgtcaatgattttggaatgataatcaatatcGTTACTGGTTACatgtgttgtttttgttacattttcaaaaatcattgcttctttttgattgtctatttttttattgatgaaaaataaaaaagaaaaatttgacaatgaaaaaaaaaacaaaacaaattcaatatat includes:
- the LOC124500291 gene encoding uncharacterized protein LOC124500291 — protein: MKLLSTTKSININQHHHHHNHFTFDCNYHTISASNHRKDSNHENNTSENSKISHSTISTFTAEIGDDYDNNNNNNNQRMKNSEKNEQIITIPLSIGDRIHYKCSMIVDHLEQCEQQRQQRSSLSLIMFNEMKMKMKKSELFQNNFIIPNHCHSIRIILQWPRRIEQLNRTDNQKEAMIFENVTKTTHVTSNDIDYHSKIIDNDDVNFISDSVRTNFNNQQRIPFSSSTRMTISNRYDAWINITNFTIDHQGIYRMIFYRRKNLLLLPENIDSKNNGNSSNDNGDDDDDDDEHEIIYEHSFKLIAFNDLSKSSNQSMMINANESQTNNFVQHSSSSSSSIQMAANKIETPGGNVKMEEEKKITIKNGQQQQHHHQQQQESTTVTTTININDSNNSNRRSTSPSMIIIGLLLMAIYYYILDKYDH